From the genome of Paraburkholderia largidicola:
TCGGGCAAGTCGCTCGAAGACCTGCGCGCGGGCGAGCGCGTGGCCGCCAACGACGCGAAGCAGGACCCACTCGACTTCGTGCTGTGGAAGCAGTCGAAGCCCGACGAGCCCGCCGACACCGGCTGGGATTCGAAGTACGGGCGCGGCCGTCCCGGCTGGCACATCGAGTGCTCGGCGATGGGCTGCACGCTGCTCGGCGAGCATTTCGACATTCATGGCGGCGGCCAGGATCTGCAGTTTCCGCACCACGAAAACGAAATCGCACAAAGTGAAGGCGCTACGCGCCAAACCTTCGTCAATTACTGGATGCACAACGGCTACGTGCAGATCGACAATGAGAAGATGTCGAAGTCGCTCGGCAACTTCTTCACGATCCGCGAGGTGCTCGCGAAGTACGATGCCGAAGTCGTGCGGTTCTTCATTGCGCGCGCGCATTACCGTTCGCCGCTGAACTACAGCGACACGCATCTCGACGACGCGCGCAGCGCACTGGCACGTCTGTACACGGCACTGAAGGACACGCCGCCGGAAGCGGGCGAGATCGACTGGAACGAAGCGCATGCACAGCGTTTTCGCGCGGCGATGAACGACGACTTCAATACGCCTGTCGCCGTGTCGGTGCTGTTCGAACTCGCGAGCGAAGTGAATCGCACGCGCGATGCGGCGCTGGCGCGTCAGTTGCAAGGTCTCGCGCTGGTGCTCGGATTGCTCCGGCGCGAACCGCGCGCCTATCTGCAGCAGGCGGCGGGCAGCGAAAGCGAGGGTGCACTCGACGTACCAGCGATCGAAGCGAAGATCGCCGCGCGCGTCGCTGCGAAGCAGGCAAAGGACTACGCCGAGGCAGACCGGATCCGCAAGGAATTGCTGGACGCCGGTGTTGCGCTCGAAGACAAACCGGGCGGGTTGACCGAGTGGCGTCGCGTTTGAGCGCA
Proteins encoded in this window:
- the cysS gene encoding cysteine--tRNA ligase translates to MESLRIYNTLARDKQNFVPLHEGEVRMYVCGMTVYDYCHVGHARVMVVFDIVQRWLRTLGYKVTYVRNITDIEDKIIRRAVENGESIRALTDRFIAALHEDADALGIERPDLEPRATDYIPQMLGMIEKLEQNGYAYQAADGDVNYAVRKFANYGALSGKSLEDLRAGERVAANDAKQDPLDFVLWKQSKPDEPADTGWDSKYGRGRPGWHIECSAMGCTLLGEHFDIHGGGQDLQFPHHENEIAQSEGATRQTFVNYWMHNGYVQIDNEKMSKSLGNFFTIREVLAKYDAEVVRFFIARAHYRSPLNYSDTHLDDARSALARLYTALKDTPPEAGEIDWNEAHAQRFRAAMNDDFNTPVAVSVLFELASEVNRTRDAALARQLQGLALVLGLLRREPRAYLQQAAGSESEGALDVPAIEAKIAARVAAKQAKDYAEADRIRKELLDAGVALEDKPGGLTEWRRV